A section of the Halopiger aswanensis genome encodes:
- a CDS encoding SOS response-associated peptidase — protein MCGRYTLTLERDAFEDRFDVIVGDSSGAFEPRYNAAPGQELPVITDDAPETVRRLEWGLVPSWADDDSGGMINARAETVDEKPSFREAYERRRCLVPADGFYEWVETENGKQPYRVALEDDRPFAMAGLWERWEPDDETTQAGLDAFGGGLESDGEDDGALETFTILTAEPNDLVADLHHRMAVILEPDREREWLTADDPKAEGLLEPYPADEMRAYPVSTAVNDPANDDPSLLEPIETA, from the coding sequence ATGTGCGGACGATACACGCTGACCCTCGAGCGCGACGCGTTCGAGGATCGATTCGACGTGATCGTCGGCGACTCGAGCGGCGCGTTCGAGCCGCGGTACAACGCGGCGCCGGGCCAGGAACTGCCGGTCATCACCGACGACGCGCCCGAGACGGTGCGACGGCTCGAGTGGGGCCTCGTGCCGTCGTGGGCCGACGACGACAGCGGCGGGATGATCAACGCGCGGGCGGAGACCGTCGACGAGAAGCCGAGTTTTCGCGAGGCCTACGAGCGGCGCCGGTGTCTCGTTCCCGCAGACGGCTTCTACGAGTGGGTCGAGACCGAGAACGGCAAACAGCCCTACCGGGTCGCCCTCGAGGACGACCGGCCGTTCGCGATGGCCGGGCTGTGGGAGCGCTGGGAGCCCGACGACGAAACGACCCAGGCCGGGCTCGACGCCTTCGGCGGCGGGCTCGAGAGCGACGGCGAGGACGACGGCGCGCTCGAGACCTTCACCATTCTCACCGCGGAGCCGAACGACCTCGTCGCCGATCTCCACCACCGGATGGCCGTCATCCTCGAGCCCGACCGCGAGCGGGAGTGGTTGACCGCCGACGATCCCAAAGCCGAGGGGCTGCTCGAGCCCTATCCGGCCGACGAGATGCGGGCGTATCCGGTGTCGACGGCGGTCAACGATCCGGCGAACGACGATCCGTCGCTGCTCGAGCCGATCGAGACGGCGTGA
- a CDS encoding ABC transporter permease subunit, whose amino-acid sequence MSRSRGWLLIARKEVGDAIRNRQLYSNAALFALVFALIAYLHVDRARAGYAEPVNLVGLLSGVSIVLVPAVALMLSYAAIVKPREDGQLTLLLGLPYDRRDVVVGTYLGRYVVLAVSLVAGVLAAALVTLVFSVELAAVELGGYLVAAAVLGLAYVAIATCLSTLTRDQTWASIGAFVVFMLFVFAWRFVPDAAVFLVNGLEMPSQRPWWHPYVGALSPSVAYERALDLVLEADPDRTLSLFGVAVLLGWAVLAPAAGYARFKTSDL is encoded by the coding sequence ATGAGCCGGAGCCGCGGCTGGCTGCTGATCGCGCGCAAGGAGGTCGGCGACGCGATCCGCAACCGGCAGCTGTACTCGAACGCCGCGCTGTTCGCGCTCGTCTTCGCGTTGATCGCCTACCTGCACGTCGACCGGGCTCGAGCCGGCTACGCGGAGCCGGTAAACCTCGTCGGGCTGCTCAGCGGGGTGAGCATCGTCCTCGTGCCTGCGGTCGCGCTCATGCTGTCCTACGCGGCGATCGTCAAGCCGCGCGAGGACGGCCAGCTTACCCTCCTGCTCGGCCTGCCCTACGACCGGCGCGACGTCGTCGTCGGCACCTACCTCGGGCGGTACGTCGTGCTGGCCGTCTCGCTCGTCGCCGGCGTCCTCGCGGCCGCGCTGGTCACGCTCGTCTTTTCGGTCGAACTGGCCGCCGTCGAACTGGGCGGCTACCTCGTCGCGGCGGCCGTCCTCGGGCTCGCCTACGTCGCGATCGCGACCTGCCTCTCGACGCTGACGCGGGACCAGACGTGGGCCTCGATCGGAGCCTTCGTCGTCTTCATGCTGTTCGTCTTCGCCTGGCGGTTCGTCCCCGACGCGGCCGTCTTCCTCGTCAACGGCCTCGAGATGCCGAGCCAACGGCCGTGGTGGCACCCCTACGTCGGCGCGCTCTCGCCGAGCGTCGCGTACGAGCGGGCGCTCGACCTCGTTCTCGAGGCGGACCCCGACCGGACGCTGTCGCTGTTCGGTGTCGCCGTCCTCCTCGGGTGGGCCGTCCTCGCCCCCGCTGCGGGCTACGCGCGGTTCAAGACGAGCGATCTGTAG
- a CDS encoding RNA-binding protein, whose product MEVKSRHHLRSDAVSALEDALADHLGVEPEGDAYERVEFEDTDWEVILIDGEPQVAYFDEEPFLTVRGANAYEPDKRVVTVDSGAISFVSDGADVMRPGITEATDDIEPDDLVVIAEESHGKVLAVGRARVPGDDMVGDEGKVVDSLHHVGDELYEFTG is encoded by the coding sequence ATGGAAGTCAAGTCTCGCCACCACCTGCGGAGCGACGCCGTCTCGGCGCTCGAGGACGCACTCGCCGATCACCTCGGCGTCGAACCCGAGGGGGACGCCTACGAGCGCGTCGAGTTCGAGGACACCGACTGGGAAGTGATCCTCATCGACGGCGAACCGCAGGTCGCGTACTTCGACGAGGAGCCGTTCCTGACGGTGCGAGGCGCCAACGCCTACGAGCCGGACAAACGGGTCGTGACGGTTGATTCGGGTGCGATCTCGTTCGTCAGCGACGGCGCGGACGTGATGCGGCCCGGGATCACGGAGGCGACCGACGACATCGAGCCGGACGATCTGGTCGTCATCGCCGAGGAATCGCACGGAAAGGTGCTGGCGGTCGGCCGCGCCCGCGTTCCGGGCGACGACATGGTCGGCGACGAGGGGAAGGTCGTCGACTCGCTGCACCACGTCGGCGACGAACTCTACGAGTTTACCGGCTGA
- a CDS encoding gluconate 2-dehydrogenase subunit 3 family protein, with product MELTRRDAVAALGAAGIAGAGAFALSSSDSSESDRGLADDDLETMVAAAEVLYPSAVDGVREFVESYVGGRAAADEDWADAVADVVAYLDDYADAWYDDSFASLSPDARDDALRRMGADAVSSEPDGGSVERVRYYVVNELLFALYASPTGGELVGLENPQGHPGGTESYRRGPPGPSE from the coding sequence ATGGAACTCACGCGACGGGACGCGGTCGCGGCGCTCGGCGCCGCCGGTATCGCGGGCGCCGGCGCCTTCGCGCTCTCGTCGTCCGATTCATCGGAGTCGGACCGCGGCCTCGCGGACGACGACCTCGAGACGATGGTCGCCGCCGCCGAGGTGCTGTACCCGTCGGCCGTCGACGGCGTTCGGGAGTTCGTCGAGTCGTACGTCGGCGGCCGCGCGGCCGCCGACGAGGACTGGGCCGACGCGGTCGCCGACGTCGTCGCGTACCTCGACGACTACGCCGACGCCTGGTACGACGACTCGTTCGCGTCGCTTTCCCCGGACGCCCGCGACGATGCGCTGCGGCGGATGGGCGCGGACGCGGTCTCGTCGGAGCCCGACGGCGGCTCCGTCGAGCGGGTCCGCTACTACGTCGTCAACGAACTCCTGTTCGCGCTGTACGCGTCGCCGACCGGCGGCGAACTGGTCGGCCTCGAGAATCCGCAGGGCCACCCGGGCGGGACCGAGAGTTACCGTCGCGGGCCGCCCGGACCGTCGGAGTGA
- a CDS encoding ABC transporter ATP-binding protein, translating to MPAIALRGVAKRYGDVAALRGIDPEIERGEVFGFLGPNGAGKSTTIDILLHYTHPSAGSVEVLGRDVTADPTAVRERVGILPEGFAPFETMTGRQHLAYAIEANGADDDPDALLERVGLEGVGDRLASDYSKGMAQRLALAMALVGEPELLILDEPSTGLDPHGVRRMREIVREERDRGAAVFFSSHILEQVEAVADRVGILRAGELVAVDTIDGLRAAADADAELTVELAAGEDPETVAPALDDLDGVSSVVARDGNLVVACATDAKLTVLDEIRAAGGTIRDFTTGEASLEDLFVSYTGGSR from the coding sequence ATGCCCGCAATCGCCCTCCGCGGCGTCGCCAAGCGCTACGGCGACGTCGCCGCCCTCCGCGGAATCGACCCCGAGATCGAACGCGGTGAGGTGTTCGGCTTCCTCGGACCCAACGGCGCGGGGAAGTCGACGACCATCGACATTCTGCTGCACTACACCCACCCCTCCGCCGGATCGGTCGAAGTGCTCGGCCGCGACGTCACTGCGGATCCGACTGCCGTCCGGGAACGGGTCGGCATCCTTCCGGAAGGATTCGCCCCGTTCGAGACGATGACCGGCCGACAGCACCTCGCGTACGCGATCGAAGCCAACGGCGCCGACGACGATCCCGACGCGCTGCTCGAGCGAGTCGGCCTCGAGGGCGTCGGCGACCGGCTCGCGAGCGACTACTCGAAGGGGATGGCCCAGCGACTGGCGCTCGCGATGGCCCTCGTGGGCGAGCCCGAGTTGCTGATCTTAGACGAACCCTCGACCGGCCTCGACCCCCACGGCGTGCGCCGGATGCGCGAGATCGTCCGCGAGGAGCGCGACCGCGGCGCGGCCGTCTTCTTCTCGAGTCACATCTTAGAGCAGGTCGAGGCGGTCGCCGACCGCGTCGGCATCCTGCGGGCCGGCGAACTCGTCGCCGTCGACACGATCGACGGGCTCCGCGCGGCGGCCGACGCCGACGCCGAACTAACGGTCGAACTGGCCGCCGGCGAGGACCCCGAGACGGTCGCGCCGGCCCTCGACGACCTCGATGGCGTCTCTTCGGTCGTTGCGCGCGACGGCAATCTCGTCGTCGCCTGCGCGACGGACGCGAAGCTGACCGTCCTCGACGAGATCCGGGCGGCCGGCGGGACGATCCGGGACTTTACGACCGGCGAGGCGTCGCTCGAGGATCTGTTCGTCTCCTACACGGGGGGATCCCGATGA
- a CDS encoding DUF7846 domain-containing protein, producing the protein MIGADSSRNDLRRRTWYAAVAVVALVGAVAVWLLATRTFQYHSLNHDEGVYLQQAAMVLDGQLFLEPPVEGVFRPWFFVEDGDRLYPKYAPVPAAIFALGELVWSYRIALPAIAAAILALVALVVREAFDRRTGIAAAVAVLCSPLFLLDTAMFLPYAPTTMLNLAFAYSYFRADRTDDSRWAAGAGAAIGLAFFARPYTAVLFAAPFILHACWTIRRDPRAALPRQLATAALGLAGVALALSYNAVVTGSPLVFPYQAFAPLDGPGFGHREILGHEADYTVELALRSNALVLRSFATEWIAGGFLGAAAAAVGFAATVRRGLSPRQAVLAAVAPSVVVGNVFFWGNFNILGALEVAGDGLIATHGPYYHFDLLVPFAAFGAVGALALGRGLRRTADRRLTPRVARATLVVALLVSALAVGGVTAVTFDEKVDRNAAVTDTYDRVYDPLEDAPDDRSVVFLPTPYGDWLNHPFQPFRNDPDFDGQRVYALDERPFAVADTYPDRSLYRFAYRGAWSPQAGSPHASRLQPVDHVAGDAVRLNATVAVPDAASGATVTVTAANGSDTAVASNASGPTSLRVTVTDDTVRVQGTGGDVDASLPVADREDVTLTVFVDRGPGSSFSYRFELPVRTTGDTVDALTPRVERCTAIRDCGGEAAYIPTESPGDTGVDVQTELVALEDDETDSTEPTND; encoded by the coding sequence ATGATCGGCGCCGACTCGAGTCGAAACGATCTAAGACGCCGAACCTGGTACGCCGCGGTCGCCGTCGTCGCCCTCGTCGGTGCCGTCGCCGTCTGGTTGCTCGCGACCCGCACCTTCCAGTACCACTCGCTCAACCACGACGAGGGGGTCTACCTCCAGCAGGCGGCGATGGTGCTGGACGGCCAACTCTTCCTCGAGCCGCCCGTCGAGGGCGTCTTCCGCCCGTGGTTCTTCGTCGAGGACGGCGACCGGCTCTATCCGAAGTACGCGCCCGTCCCCGCGGCGATCTTCGCGCTCGGCGAACTGGTCTGGAGCTACCGGATCGCGCTGCCCGCGATCGCCGCCGCGATCCTCGCGCTGGTGGCGCTGGTCGTCCGGGAGGCGTTCGACCGGCGAACCGGTATCGCGGCCGCCGTCGCCGTGCTCTGTTCGCCGCTGTTCCTGCTCGACACGGCGATGTTCCTTCCGTATGCTCCGACGACGATGCTCAACTTGGCCTTCGCCTACAGTTACTTCCGGGCCGACCGGACGGACGATAGCCGTTGGGCCGCCGGCGCCGGCGCGGCCATCGGCCTAGCCTTCTTCGCGCGCCCCTACACCGCCGTCCTGTTCGCCGCGCCCTTTATCCTCCACGCCTGCTGGACCATCCGGCGCGATCCTCGAGCGGCGCTGCCCCGACAACTCGCGACGGCGGCGCTCGGACTTGCGGGGGTCGCGCTCGCGCTTTCCTACAACGCCGTCGTGACCGGCTCGCCGCTGGTGTTCCCCTACCAGGCGTTCGCCCCGCTCGACGGACCCGGGTTCGGCCACCGGGAGATTCTCGGCCACGAGGCCGACTACACCGTCGAGTTGGCGCTGCGCTCGAACGCCCTGGTCCTGCGGTCGTTCGCGACCGAGTGGATCGCGGGCGGCTTCCTCGGCGCGGCGGCCGCCGCGGTCGGGTTCGCCGCGACTGTCCGACGCGGGCTCTCACCTCGGCAGGCCGTCCTCGCCGCCGTCGCCCCGAGCGTCGTCGTCGGCAACGTCTTCTTCTGGGGCAACTTCAACATCCTCGGCGCCCTCGAGGTCGCCGGCGACGGGTTGATCGCGACCCACGGCCCGTACTACCACTTCGACCTATTGGTGCCGTTCGCGGCCTTCGGCGCCGTCGGCGCGCTGGCGCTGGGTCGCGGCCTTCGGCGGACGGCCGACCGGCGGCTGACGCCGCGGGTCGCCCGCGCGACGCTCGTTGTAGCGCTACTCGTGAGCGCCCTCGCCGTCGGCGGCGTGACGGCGGTGACCTTCGACGAGAAGGTCGACCGCAACGCCGCCGTGACTGATACCTACGACCGGGTCTACGACCCGCTCGAGGACGCGCCGGATGATCGGTCGGTCGTCTTCCTCCCGACGCCGTACGGCGACTGGCTCAACCATCCGTTCCAGCCGTTCCGGAACGATCCCGACTTCGACGGGCAGCGGGTGTACGCCCTCGACGAGCGGCCGTTCGCCGTCGCGGACACCTACCCCGACCGATCGCTGTACCGGTTCGCCTACCGCGGCGCGTGGTCGCCCCAGGCCGGCTCGCCCCACGCGTCGCGGCTGCAGCCGGTCGACCACGTCGCCGGCGACGCGGTGCGGTTGAACGCGACCGTCGCAGTTCCCGACGCGGCGTCGGGGGCCACCGTAACCGTCACCGCGGCCAACGGCAGCGACACGGCCGTCGCCTCGAACGCCTCCGGGCCGACGAGCCTCCGGGTGACAGTCACCGACGACACCGTCCGCGTCCAGGGGACGGGCGGGGACGTCGACGCCTCGCTCCCGGTCGCCGACCGGGAGGACGTCACCCTGACCGTGTTCGTCGACCGCGGCCCCGGGAGCAGTTTCAGCTACCGGTTCGAGCTCCCGGTCCGCACGACCGGCGACACCGTCGACGCGCTGACGCCCCGCGTCGAACGGTGCACCGCGATCCGCGACTGCGGCGGCGAAGCGGCGTACATCCCGACCGAATCGCCCGGCGACACCGGCGTCGACGTACAGACCGAGCTCGTCGCGCTCGAGGACGACGAGACCGACAGCACCGAACCAACCAACGACTAA
- a CDS encoding pentapeptide repeat-containing protein, producing the protein MTPPTDRCGHVTTSSGVNDAGAVCCYRPTWRDGDRCLWHTETVVPTPAYEEHVPAADERLDGANFREATLSDTSFLAGCSLVEADFTDAVLDGADLSETDLRRATFRDVDAHGTSFRGANLHDASFVFADLRGADFRDARLYRAGLTDVRLNLETAFGDRTVYEDEFDAASGNDVTARADSVQWVYRELQRVYDENAFPERVHAYYLREKDFRRRHAWRTGAYLRAIKLAGSRWIMHYGTSPWRVVATSLVLIVVCAGLYPLTGGVQEVGTDSAVTYAIEDPADTPGRVLVRAFLKSLYFSVVTFATLGYGDIQPVGQWARAIASVETLLGSLLMALLVFVLTQSVES; encoded by the coding sequence ATGACTCCGCCGACGGACCGATGCGGACACGTCACGACCAGCAGCGGCGTCAACGACGCCGGCGCGGTCTGTTGCTACCGCCCGACCTGGCGCGACGGCGACCGCTGTCTCTGGCACACCGAAACCGTCGTCCCGACGCCGGCCTACGAGGAGCACGTGCCGGCCGCGGACGAGCGCCTCGACGGCGCGAACTTCCGCGAGGCGACGCTGAGCGACACCTCGTTTCTCGCCGGCTGCTCGCTCGTCGAAGCCGATTTCACGGACGCGGTACTGGACGGCGCCGACCTCTCCGAAACCGACCTCCGCCGCGCCACGTTTCGAGACGTCGACGCCCACGGCACCTCCTTCCGCGGGGCCAATCTCCACGACGCGTCGTTCGTCTTCGCGGACCTCCGCGGCGCCGACTTTCGGGACGCCCGGCTCTACCGCGCGGGTCTGACCGACGTCCGGCTCAACCTCGAGACCGCGTTCGGCGACCGAACCGTCTACGAGGACGAATTCGACGCGGCGTCGGGGAACGACGTCACGGCCAGGGCGGACTCCGTGCAGTGGGTGTACCGGGAACTGCAGCGCGTCTACGACGAGAACGCGTTTCCCGAGCGCGTCCACGCGTACTATCTCCGCGAGAAGGACTTCCGGCGCCGCCACGCCTGGCGGACCGGCGCCTACCTGCGGGCGATCAAACTCGCGGGCTCGCGGTGGATCATGCACTACGGCACCAGCCCGTGGCGCGTCGTCGCAACTTCGCTGGTACTGATCGTCGTCTGTGCCGGGTTGTACCCGCTGACGGGCGGCGTCCAGGAGGTCGGAACCGACAGCGCGGTCACGTACGCGATCGAGGACCCCGCCGACACGCCCGGTCGCGTCCTCGTCCGGGCGTTCCTCAAAAGTCTCTACTTCAGCGTCGTCACCTTCGCGACGCTCGGCTACGGCGACATCCAGCCGGTCGGCCAGTGGGCGCGGGCCATCGCGAGCGTCGAGACGCTGCTCGGCTCGCTGCTGATGGCGCTGTTGGTGTTCGTCCTCACGCAGAGCGTGGAATCCTAA
- a CDS encoding DUF7562 family protein, with translation MWPWSSRRRTTTVTCLACGDEVTRSKAREYDKYGNRWDREDKEFEYLCKSCDRELCHHPRNELEELLVDLEAGERDRTAFLDGYLAAVEERYGPLEERPEERREER, from the coding sequence ATGTGGCCCTGGTCCTCTCGGCGCCGAACGACGACGGTCACGTGCCTCGCCTGCGGCGACGAGGTCACCCGGTCGAAGGCCCGGGAGTACGACAAGTACGGCAACCGCTGGGACCGCGAGGACAAGGAGTTCGAGTACCTCTGCAAGTCCTGCGACCGGGAGCTCTGTCACCACCCGCGGAACGAACTCGAGGAGCTGCTGGTCGACCTCGAGGCCGGCGAGCGGGATCGAACGGCGTTTCTCGACGGCTACCTCGCGGCGGTCGAAGAACGGTACGGACCGCTCGAGGAACGGCCCGAGGAGCGCCGCGAGGAGCGCTAA
- a CDS encoding dolichyl-phosphate hexose transferase produces the protein MGTYNEEEAIGTVLSDIEDVTDGKAEVVCVDGSSDRTPEIAREHGATVIEQRPQGYGVAVRAAILEPDRPIVVTTDCDDTYPMEQLPEFLELINEGYDVVSGDRLYHGADAMPTFNRFGNHAFAAIASVLMGTRVHDTTTGMRAYRRDVVESIEWTENTGLSAELLIRPLMRGYDVREHPIEYRERAGETKLDPIQGGAEIAKSIVKVCLEERFR, from the coding sequence ATGGGGACCTACAACGAGGAGGAAGCGATCGGCACGGTGCTCTCGGACATCGAGGACGTAACCGACGGCAAGGCCGAAGTCGTCTGCGTCGACGGCTCCTCGGACCGGACGCCCGAGATCGCCCGCGAGCACGGCGCGACGGTCATCGAGCAGCGCCCGCAGGGGTACGGCGTCGCCGTCCGCGCGGCGATCTTAGAGCCCGACCGACCGATCGTCGTCACGACCGACTGCGACGACACCTACCCGATGGAGCAGCTCCCGGAGTTCCTCGAGCTGATCAACGAGGGGTACGACGTCGTCAGCGGCGACCGGCTCTACCACGGCGCGGACGCGATGCCGACGTTCAACCGCTTCGGTAACCACGCCTTCGCCGCCATCGCCAGCGTCCTGATGGGCACCCGCGTTCACGACACGACGACCGGGATGCGGGCCTACCGCCGCGACGTCGTCGAGTCCATCGAGTGGACCGAAAACACGGGCCTCTCGGCCGAGTTGCTGATCCGGCCGCTGATGCGCGGCTACGACGTCCGCGAGCACCCGATCGAGTACCGCGAACGCGCCGGCGAGACGAAGCTCGACCCGATTCAGGGCGGCGCCGAGATCGCGAAATCGATCGTCAAGGTCTGTCTCGAGGAACGGTTCCGCTAA
- a CDS encoding GMC family oxidoreductase produces the protein MSIDRSPAESAAPVDDDVDRTPVSGADVCIIGAGPAGGLVADRLADAGREVVVLEAGPRFDPEDRLARQERAIRPAYDRPDVWDGEPERDAHAASGDWFYPLNHARVKGVGGSTLHWQGMVMRLHEDDFNSKSARGVGVDWPIDYEDLRPYYAEAERELGVAGASDNPFAPPREEPHPMPAFEPSYSDSLFAEACEEVGIAMHSVPNARNSEAYDDRNACVGYGTCQPVCPAGAKYDATVHVERAESKGATVIDRAPVQRLEHGPDRIEAAVYATPEDEQHRQEADAFVIACGGVETPRLLLLSESSHYPDGLANSSGLVGKFFMDHLFAGTGGVLDERTRQNHVGFLTSESHQFYDEADAEQAPFKLEFFNYDGPSPVESALTGDDWGDDLLERLRSEYGNHIGMGALVEQLPREDSYVGLDRSTTDDRGNPVPDVHWNVGDRALETIERVNEIQERVLEELGAEITWQVGPDNTGPAYHHMGTTRMGNDPAESVVNARLRTHDLANCWIASSSVFPTAGAMNPTLTIAALALKTADHVHEDL, from the coding sequence GTGAGTATCGACAGATCCCCCGCGGAGAGCGCCGCCCCGGTCGACGACGACGTCGACCGAACGCCGGTCTCGGGTGCCGACGTCTGTATCATCGGCGCGGGACCGGCCGGCGGACTCGTCGCCGATCGACTCGCCGACGCGGGCCGCGAAGTCGTCGTGCTCGAGGCCGGCCCGCGGTTCGACCCGGAAGATCGGCTCGCGCGCCAAGAGCGGGCGATCAGACCGGCCTACGACCGACCGGACGTCTGGGACGGCGAGCCCGAACGGGACGCGCACGCGGCGTCGGGCGACTGGTTCTACCCGCTGAATCACGCCCGCGTGAAGGGCGTCGGCGGCTCGACGCTCCACTGGCAGGGGATGGTGATGCGGCTCCACGAGGACGACTTCAACTCGAAGAGCGCTCGCGGGGTCGGCGTCGACTGGCCGATCGACTACGAGGATTTGCGGCCTTACTACGCCGAGGCCGAGCGCGAACTCGGCGTCGCCGGCGCCAGCGACAACCCGTTCGCGCCGCCCCGCGAAGAACCGCATCCGATGCCGGCGTTCGAGCCCTCCTACAGCGACTCGCTGTTCGCCGAGGCCTGCGAGGAGGTGGGGATCGCGATGCACTCGGTGCCGAACGCGCGCAACTCGGAGGCCTACGACGACCGCAACGCCTGCGTCGGCTACGGCACCTGCCAACCGGTCTGTCCCGCCGGCGCGAAGTACGACGCGACGGTCCACGTCGAGCGCGCCGAGTCGAAGGGGGCGACGGTGATCGACCGCGCGCCCGTCCAGCGCTTAGAGCACGGCCCCGACCGGATCGAGGCGGCCGTCTACGCGACGCCGGAGGACGAGCAGCACCGGCAGGAGGCCGACGCCTTCGTCATCGCCTGCGGCGGCGTCGAGACGCCGCGCCTGCTCTTGCTCTCGGAATCGAGCCACTACCCCGACGGCCTCGCGAACTCGAGCGGCCTCGTCGGGAAGTTCTTCATGGACCACCTCTTCGCCGGCACGGGCGGCGTCCTCGACGAACGGACCCGGCAGAACCACGTCGGCTTCCTCACCAGCGAGTCCCACCAGTTCTACGACGAGGCCGACGCGGAGCAGGCGCCGTTCAAACTCGAGTTCTTCAACTACGACGGGCCCTCGCCCGTCGAGTCGGCTCTGACCGGCGACGACTGGGGCGACGACCTCCTCGAGCGCCTGCGCAGCGAGTACGGCAACCACATCGGCATGGGCGCGCTGGTCGAGCAACTCCCCCGCGAGGACAGCTACGTCGGCCTCGACCGGTCGACGACCGACGACCGCGGCAATCCGGTGCCGGACGTCCACTGGAACGTCGGCGATCGGGCTCTAGAGACCATCGAGCGGGTCAACGAGATTCAGGAGCGGGTTCTCGAGGAACTGGGCGCCGAGATCACCTGGCAGGTCGGCCCCGACAACACGGGTCCGGCCTACCACCACATGGGCACGACGCGGATGGGGAACGACCCCGCGGAGAGCGTGGTGAACGCCCGCCTGCGGACCCACGACCTCGCAAACTGCTGGATCGCCTCGAGCAGCGTTTTCCCGACCGCCGGCGCGATGAACCCGACGCTGACGATCGCGGCGCTGGCGCTGAAGACGGCCGATCACGTCCACGAGGACCTGTAA
- a CDS encoding DoxX family protein → MLESLRQRSATDGEATDRSPTDGEGTASKPLSRTTPVRLGRLLYGGVLATMAVDGLMNTEERAEYAAAKGVPMPGLANIGAHTLLLVGGVGIALWRIPAVAASAAAAFFLGVTPAMHDFWTVDDPEQQQQEMINFLKNTALLGGALVFLGVANERERE, encoded by the coding sequence ATGCTCGAGTCCCTCCGCCAGCGATCGGCGACCGACGGCGAAGCGACCGACCGGTCCCCGACGGACGGTGAGGGAACGGCTTCGAAACCGCTCTCTCGGACGACTCCCGTCCGGTTGGGTCGGCTGCTGTACGGCGGCGTGCTCGCGACGATGGCGGTCGACGGGCTGATGAACACCGAAGAGCGCGCCGAGTACGCGGCGGCGAAGGGGGTCCCGATGCCCGGGCTCGCGAACATCGGAGCCCATACGCTTTTGCTCGTCGGCGGAGTCGGCATCGCCCTCTGGCGGATTCCGGCGGTTGCGGCGAGCGCGGCGGCCGCGTTCTTCCTGGGCGTGACGCCGGCGATGCACGACTTCTGGACCGTCGACGATCCCGAGCAACAGCAACAGGAGATGATCAACTTCCTCAAGAACACGGCGCTGCTCGGGGGTGCGCTGGTGTTTCTCGGCGTTGCGAACGAACGTGAGCGCGAGTAG